In Balaenoptera acutorostrata chromosome 3, mBalAcu1.1, whole genome shotgun sequence, the genomic stretch CATCTATGAATAATTCCTTGGATAAATTCCttgaaatggaattgctgggtcaaaagtaTGAATTTCTTTTAAGGCTTTTGTGACATATTATCAAGTTACCCTTTGGAAAGCTTGTAACAATTTATACTACCATCAATAATGTATGAgggttttcatttccctttaccAACCTtgggcatttttaaattttttaaagtttttgacagtgtattttatttgtatatttattggccatttgaattTCCTTGCAAAGTTGAGAtgaaacaatattgtaaaactAGGCAATTTCAGAAAAGATGaaactaatttctttttcttgtgtatgTTCCCCaaaagataataatttttttaaagtgctgattGTTAAATACTTCATAAAAACCCTGAAATATTTTGTCACTTGGGTTTCCTGTCCCCCCCTAAGCCCGATAACTCTAGCTTGTTCTTCATAAGAGTCAATGAGGCTGAAACTGCAGTGCTTCCCAACAATAACCTCCCAAGACCAGACAGGCTAAAATgaccattcccctcccccacccattaCAGAAACAGCCAAAACAGGTGAATAGGAGTCAGTGTTCAGAGGTGCAATTTTGGAATTATCTTGAATTATCTGATAATATTCCCACATCTACATGTCTACTTACtgacataaatttataaaatgcttgGAAATTCTTAGAGATTACATTCTGTAGTTAAATAAAGGGAGTTTTCTCCCCCAAAACAATAACCAGTAGATGAATTATTTGCTTTCTAGCTAGATATGATGAATAAAATCCTAATGatctataaaaaaatttttttttgatgttctaAATGATTGGTAAATGTAACGACATTTTGCCTTCTCTTCATTCTGTGAGCCTTAGATGGTAAAAATGTCATATATAGGGACATTATTCataatggataaaatattaaattatagtaCAAAAATTCAGAATTTATTATACTTCAGGCTAAACATTACTTTGAATTATCTGAAAAGGAAGAGTTTGCAAATAAATATACCCCTAAATTTTTAGGGCCAGTATGATAAATGCTTGATGTTCCCCCAGGTATTTACAGAACACCAGATTCTCAACTATTGATATGGTGTATAATTTCTCccaataaatgtaatatatacctAGAAACCACAAAGAAATTGTAAATATAGGATTAAAGGCATGTATGGCGATATTATCTAGCTGAACCATCATTTACTTAGATCTCTTTACTTTCTATAGACTGCCATCAATAACCCCCAACAGTTGGTTTTTTCCCCaggatgtatgtatgtgtgtgtgtgtgtgtgtgtgtatacatacaccaaAAACATTTAACCAGTCCAAAAGGTTTACTACTTATGCAAAGACTAAAGAAAAATACGTCTCCGTAGGGATACAGATGGTGGACTTCAAATAGGTTCACATGCTAACTGAGTTATTCATCTAGACACATCAGCCTCATAGCATGATTTGAATAGCTGCCTCAGTAAGTTACAAATAACTACTCTAATATGTGAAACATGGAATGTTAAATTGAAGAAAAGGAGTCTATTTAAAACTACTTAGGAAAACTGACTATTAAGTTACATTATAAGCCTGTTCTTATATGTGATTGGCTGGCCTCTGCTTTCCTTTCGGATCTCATTTCATATTACTTTTCTTCCAAGTTGGTAATCTCCAGCCACtggccttctttctcttccttgaacATGCCAGGTTCATTCCCACCTGAGGACATTTgtacttgctgtttcctctgccttaaAAAACTCTGTTACCCTGGATTTCCACATTACTGGCTCCTTAACTTTCACACTTCAGTTCAGATGTCACTTCCTCAAAAGAGACCCAACTATCCTATATATAAAGCAGTCCTCTAGACAATAACTCTTATCacctataatttttttccatttttcttatttgtttattctctttccctctctctgtctctccttctgtctctgtctctttctctctgtgtcacacacacacaaatcctgaTAAGCAAGTCAGTTCTGTTCATCACCATCTACACTGGTGCTTGATACATGTAGTAGgcactctataaatatttattgtgactTAATAATGCTTTGTAATATTACTAATTAGAAAAACTATTaggttaaaattttaattctaagAGTAATAGATgtaattgtatttaaaaaacaaatcaagcAATTCATAAATGTATGAAATACACTGTGAAAGTCTTTCCTCTCCCTACCTCTTCAAGTCCATGAGGTAACAGAAATAATATTggtatactttatatttttttctgtgcacAAATAAAcagatatctgtgtgtgtgtgtgtgtgtgtgtgtgtgtatgcatgtgtatgcatgtgagtgtgtgtgtaatatatatttGTACTGATAATATACTGGGcatatttttcctgatttttcattCAATAATGTATCAGGAATATCCTTCCATGTAAAAACGGCAGATCTAATGCATTCTTTTCAATAGCTGTTGTCTTCTACATTATCAGTATATGGCAATGTATTTAACTATTCATATACTGCTGAACATTTAGAGTATTTCCAGATATTTTATTGAGGAAGGGgcgtctgtctctcttttttttgctattacaaatcaTGCTGTAGTGAACATCTTTTTACATATATCCTTTAGCAGTTATTTGAATCTTTACATGGGCTAGATTCCTAAAAGTAGAAAAGCTGAGGTTATTTTTGTGCATTTACATTTTTGACAAGTACCTCAGATTGCTCCCACAACGCTTATGCCAGTTTCCACTTCCATCAATGGTATAAGGGTGAGGATTACTCCCTCCACCCTCAACATCCCTGAGTATTatccatatttttaatatttgccaaTATGATAGGCAAAAAGGGAGTATTACATTGTTTTAATCTGTATTCTTTAGTTAGTTGTGactttgaacatctttttatatacttattGGTTATGCATGTTTCCTCTTTTGGAAATTGACCTAACCTTTTTTACCCattttctacttttatcttttccttattaAATTCTAGGCACTCCTCAATATTCCTAATATTTATCCAGTATTGATAATGTTATTCCTATTATTGTTGTTACATTTATGAGCTGTGTAGCAGactctttacatgcattatctcatttgaaacTCACAACAAGTAGATAATATCctcattttaagataaaaaatcCTCAGTCCTCATtttaagataaagaaactgaggctcagatagtTATGTAAAATGCCCAGGTATAGTGAACAGGCACTGTTAAACCCTATTGCTGAGGTGAACAGTCTGTCAATAGCTATCAGTGTCTTCAATGTGTATTTAGTTTGTCCCAACTATTCTATATCGAGGAGTTTTTCATACTCACATACATGAACAAAGAAGGTGGACCAAGTACATTCATTGAAATATAGCTTGTATAAAAGACTGCAACAATCTAAGTGCCTATCAGTAGTAGACTAGCTAAACAAAATATATCAAGGGGGAAAATGAGGTAGGACTTACCTATATGTGCTGAAATAGAATAATTTGCAaagtatattattaaatgaaaagaagCAAAGTGGATATTTCTCTGTACATATATGCATAGAATATTTCTGATGATAGCTGTTACCTCTGGGGAAGGGAACGGGCGTGGGTGAGAAAGAGACTTTTCATTATACTTGTTTGCACTATTTGATTTTTGTTATGTTGTTATCTTGTgtgttactcttttttaaaaaatattttatatttttatttaggtgATGATTATGTATGTtactctttaaattaaaaaaaaacaactaatgatcCCCCctcaaaatacaaacaaaatatttgtgcactcatattcatagcagcattatgcacaatagtcaaaagatggaagcaacccaagtgtccatctacaAATGAATAGctaaacagacaaaagaaaagatgatgaaggagagaaaaagggcaggagggaaaaggaaaaggtggAGGACTTAGTCAAATCTAGGCAATCTGATTGCAATTTCCACACTGCAATTTAATGCAAAGTTTTcagaattatttaatatattttctcttagtttgtcacttgtctttttactttattcatagttgccatatggagttttaaaatttttatttgtcaaatcTTTATAACATCTGTGTTTTGTATCTTATATAGGTCTTCACTTCTAGATTATAAAAAAatcatcttatattttcttttagtacttctattgttttttaagtataaatttaaaaagtttatacctttaatccatctggagtttatttttgcaaattGCATGTGACAGATATCagaccttattttttttcctccaaatggtTAGCCATATATTGAAAAGTCTCCTTTTCCTACTGTTTGGAAATGCCACATACTAAATAAACTCTTGTATATGCATGGGTAGGTTACTGGATGgtcaagtttctttctttctttctttttttaaggctaatCCTTTTGGcaagtgctttttatttatttatttaaaatatttacttatttatttaggctgtgcaggatctttagttgaaacatgcagacttcttagttgcagcatgcggatcttagttgcggcatgtgggatctagttccctgaccagggatcgaacctgggccccctgcatcgggagcgtggagtcttacccactggaccaccagggaagtccctcaagtttctttctgtttgttGTGTTACCTATATATTTCAGCTCCAATATCATGTTGCTTTACATTTCTTTCgctttataatatgttttgatATCTATTGAGAAAAGTCCTCTCTCTTTGTTCAAAATGTTTGTGGCTTTTCTTGGACATTTACTCTTCAAGAGAAACTTGAAAATCAGCCTATCaagttcataaaaaataaaatcccattggAAGTCTTAGTAgagttgcattgaatctatagattgacTTGGAGAGaattgatttcttttcattttagaaaaccgaacctctatacctattaaacagTAACTTCCCATTGTCTCCTCACCaccagcaaccaccattctactttccgtctctatgaATTCGACTACTCTAGATagctcatataagtagaatcatacagtatttgtctttttgtgactggcttagttcacttagcataatgtcctcaagtttcatccatgttgtagtatatatcagaatttctttcctttttaaggatgaataatattctgttgtatgaatagaccatattttgtttatccattcatccatcaacgaacacttgggttgtttcttccttttggctcttgtaaattatgctgctatgaacatgggtatccaaatatctctttgaaaccctactttaaattattttggatatatgcccaggagtgggattgctggttcataatgtttttaatttttggatgaactgccaaaatgttttccatagCATCTACACCATtctacattcacaccaacagtgcacaagggttccaatttctccatatccttgccaatacttgttattttctgtttgtttgacagtagtcatcctaacaggtatgaggtgctAGCTCATTGTGCCAGCCTCCTTATTTTACAGAGTTAGAAACTAAGAAGAGAAGTGATTTATTCACATGCAGAAGCAGACCAGTTTGCTAAATGCCTGTTCATTCAATGTACAGTTCTCCAAAGGGCTAGTTTATTGAATGACAGATTTCACTGAATTGAGTCACACAGACTTAGCCAGTTTTTAGTGATTAACATTCACCAGATTGCTTCACCAAAGTTTGTCTTTATTACCtacttaaaatatatagaaaattgtGTTGCTTGGAATGGTTTCAACaccttttaaagttttctttaagattttatttagtaTTAATTTTAGTGCAGCTGTTTTATCCCAGCTGTTAGATTTGTCAGTCCATCTTTGTAGAATGTCAGTTTCATATTTTAGACACTGATCACTTCTCAAAtgattaaaacacataaaaatagtaATCTAATTGAGTTGGGTAGTGAATTGTTATATTTAGGGAAGTAGGAAAAACAGTGGACTAGATTGAAAATGTACTGAAAGACAAAACTATGCCCTGGACACCCAAAATCTATACAACATTTGTTAGTCAATATACATAAGAAATTCTCATTCTGCAATGAGAATTTATATTCCCAAGTAAAGTCCCCAAATGCACAGAACTTTGGTCGTGGCAGAACAGCTGCATCCAAATGGCTGAAAACTAAACTGAAACTCAATTAATGCTTGTAAGGAATGAACAAAGCACAACAGACATCTTCAGAAGTTATCCTGTCTAAAGTAATTTCTATCCTATCCTATCTAAAACAAATTGCTATAATTTGTAAGTAGTTAACCAGTTTTTCAGTAAATCAGTAAAAGAGTAAATTCAGCAAATTGGCTGTTTGGAGAATTGATCAAATTGGCTAGGTGAAAACTGACCAAGAGTCCTCATCTGCACATGTAAAACGACActaagtaagtggcagaacccaGAATTGAGCCTAAACTTTCTAATTAGTATTATTTAGTCACTATTTTTTCTGCTGCCTCACACTTTCAGTGCCAGGATGGACTgatttaaaaagtttcttttacTTCGAAATTGTTGTTTCTTCTACTGAGAAAGTTGAAACTAAGATGAATTGTGGGCCTTGGGATGACATACAGAACTAACTCAGACCACTCCATTCTCAGCTTTTCCCCTTGGTTCCATCTGTATGGAAAATGCATTAATGATCTTTATCCAGAgtacattttttctctttatagtcTGCAAAGGGACAGTTACCAGGACATAGACCTGGGTAAATTCTTTAGGGTTAAGAGGGGATTGAGCATCGAATTGATTCTGCCtagtcatttttttgttttttaaggaacaaatAATCACTACATTTTGTCTTTTGTATatggaagaaggaaaagtttttgTGCCACTATTGATTGTATCTAGCATTTAAGGGTCAGTGTGACATAATCATTATAGTATAATGAAAAGACTATGGGTTTtaagttgagtttttttttttttttttaagtaaaagttttGGTATATTTACTTTAGTTACTATATTGTTCTGGTAGTTAAGTTGAGTTTTATACATCAGAAAAAATAAGGTGAATTGATGCATAGATAGCAGGATGGATAGATGGACCAGATATGTGACAGGAAAAGGATAGTAGAATGTTAATGGTAGAAGCTGGGTAGTAGATATATGGGTATTTACTAtaatattctttcaacttttttacgtttgaaagttttcataataaatgttttttaaaaaccctgaaaTTTAGACATAGGTCTACTATTTAATAACATTgttgggaattccttggtggtccagtggttaggactgcgcgctttcactgccgtgggcttGGGCTctatccctggtaggggaactaagatcctgcaagctgcgtggtgcagccaaaaaaaaaaaaaaaatagcattgtGAGCTTAGAAAAATCCCTTAATCTATCTAGAATATCTAGAATAGAAATCAAATAACCTGCTTTGCCTATCTTAATTAAATAAGGATCAAATAATACAATGTATAGGGAAGTAATTTGAAAAGTgtattattcaataaaaatgataaaatagtgCTCTTATTTCCCCTCTTGGTGATTTCAGTAGCTATTCTTAGTTCAGATCAGtttgaagagaggaagaaaatgttcTACTTGGCTTTCCTAATGAGAAAAAACTCCCACACAGCCTTCAGCTCTCCTGCTGTGGACAGGTTGGTCTCAGTTCTCTCTGAAGGCCATTGTCTTTATGTTTATGAGGAAGGGGACAGAAGGAAAAGCTTAAAAATAAGTATGTAAATCAAACTGCTTTCTTTTTCAGGAAGCAGTAGGGGACACGTTAGAAGAACTGTGGATCTCCTACAATTTTATTGAGAAGTTGAAAGGGATCCATgtaatgaagaaattgaagattCTTTACATGTCTAATAACCTGGTGAAAGACTGGGGTAAGTGAGGCTGGCTCTTTGCTAACCTTCTACCTCATGTTTATAGAAAATAGCCCTATAGGGAACAAGATACGAAATGGGGACATTTCTTTCTAAGCACAGAGGGAAATAGCTTATAGGAGTTCCTATATTTCATCTAAACActtgaaatttacatttaaatatttacttagaatGATTATAATTGAATAGGTCCTGGTCCTattaatcatgaaaaaaattaaactattgtCCAAAGGCCAAAAGGAATCGGTTTAATAATTCTTGAGTGGAAGACTTATTTAACGTatatattgcttttcttttttattgtacaTTATCCATTTAGCATTTTAAAGCCCTATTGTGTGCCATGAACTATGCCAGGCTGTTGAGCTACATAGTTGAATAGGACAttatccctgccctcaaggagttcacagCTTAGTGGGAAAGATTAGTTTATGAGTTAATAATTAGAAAACTGTGTGATAAGTTCTACAACAGAGGCTTGAATGAGTTGCTTTAAGAATTTAGAGATGAGAGAATGGGTAGAGACAAAGGCAGTTTAGCTCAGCTGATACTGATGTAGTACAGTATAGAGAAGACCTGTCACTGGAGATTGATTTGTTGATTCTGAAcctcatttcctcttcttatcCCATCCTTAGATTAGCATAAAGGTAGAAGAGGTACATCTCGCTTTCCCTCCCTTTCCATAGTGTCTTCAGAGAATGACTTCATATGGTATCATTTCCCCTACTTCCTTCAAAATCTTAAACAACGAATTGTTCTGAATAGTCACAAACTGAGGGCTAGTGATACTGGGATTCACCCTTCAAAATCATAAGAGTAAAACTTGCCATTTTAATATGGAATGTATTCTTTGTACTTGTAGGTGAATTTGTGAAGCTGGCAGAACTACCATGCCTAGAAGACCTGGTGTTTGTAGGCAATCCCTTGGAAGAGAAACATTCTGCTGAAGGGAACTGGATTGATGAGGCAACCAAGAGAGTGCCCAAACTGAAAAAGCTAGATGGTGAGTGACTCTGGGCCAGCTTGGAAATGTTTTCTGGGTGTAAGAATTGAATTTGTAGTGCGGAATCATGAAAAGGAGCAAAACTAAAGAAAATGATAGGTTATCTCTGGTCTCCAAGGCCATTTCTGTCCATAGGAAATTTTGTGGTCCCAGTTTGGGCCAGAGTGAGATGAAAGACTTCTAGAATATTTAGACTGGTATAAGATCATCCCTAAACCAAAAGCTTATAAGAAAGCTGGGTTTATTCTCAAGTCCCAAACGtattattttgcaaaataattaGATATAAATAGTAAGGAGTTGATTTTTCACAATTGGATCAAAATTGTaatgttctctctccctctcccccctaaTTTTAGTTTCTCAATACTTAAGATAGGTGAAAATGTCAGGAGAGATCCCTGACTGaccgggttcaagtcccagttctaGCTTTTTTGTCATTGGGCTGGTTAATTCATCTCACCAAACTTTGTTCTTTTGTCATCTGAAAACCagaaatgataaaagagtcaCAGACCTCCCTGGGTCTTTCCTCCTTCCAGTGGTCCTATGAGGAAGCCAGGCCATTTTTACCTTAAAcctacacaatgttatatatcaatcatatctcaataaagttggggggaaaagataatgaacatatatatCACCCCCAAAAATTTCCTTTTGCCTCTTTGtaatccctccctcctgctgctcACCACCATCCCTCCCAAGGCagtcactgatctgctttctgtccctatagattagtttgtattttatagagttttatataaatggaatcatgcagaatgttcccttttttccctctggttACATACCTAGCGGTAAAATAACACAGACAGTAGATTGCCTCTTGTGGGAGGTACAGGAATAAACAGGAAGATGCAAACAGGTTTCTTAGATACTGGTGATGTTCTGTTTCCTAAACTGGGTGGTGGGTATACAATAATTGgttttgttactctttttttttttttttttaaagttttacttgattttatttatttatttattttatttttggctgtgttgggtcttcggttcgtgcgagggctttctccagttgcggcaagcgggggccactcttcatcgcggtgcggggaccgctcttcatcgcggtgcgcgggcctttctctatcgcggcccctcccgtcgcggggcacaggctccagacgcgcaggctcagtagttgtggctcacgggcccagctgctccgtggcatgtgggatcttcccagaccagggctcgaacccgtgtcccctgcattagcaggcagattctcaaccactgcgccaccagggaagcccggttttgtTACTCTTTATttatattgtatctatatgaatgaatatttcataatttaaaataaaatagaacaaaagagaGGGTACATTAGAGCCTTGGACTTCAGCCTTTTTATGTTCAACTTTGACCTCTAGAAACCAGTTGAAATCATTTGTCTTCCTTTCT encodes the following:
- the DNAL1 gene encoding dynein axonemal light chain 1 isoform X2 encodes the protein MDASLSTLFNCEKLSLSTNCIEKIANLNGLKNLRILSLGRNNIKNLNGLEAVGDTLEELWISYNFIEKLKGIHVMKKLKILYMSNNLVKDWGEFVKLAELPCLEDLVFVGNPLEEKHSAEGNWIDEATKRVPKLKKLDGTPVIKEDEEEDN